The Quercus lobata isolate SW786 chromosome 4, ValleyOak3.0 Primary Assembly, whole genome shotgun sequence genome segment TGCAACATTATTACATGCGTGTGAATGTGAGATCACCATATGTTAGCTATGGGGCTGGTTTTATTGAGTTCACACGCATGAAACTAGTAATGGACTTAGTTTCCCATTGGCATTggttttgttgagaaaatggtAGCAAGTATGTGCGTGAGAATGTGTTACTGTTTGTTACTATTATTTGCATTCCTCTTCTTATATACTATGAGTTAAGAAAAAGGTTGGACAAGGCGAGAGTTACGAGGTAAAGTGGTTTGACTTTTGAAGCTGGTCGATTGTAGTTGGGAGAGGTTTGTTTTTATAATCGTAGTTGGGAGAGTTTTGACAACTGAGTACCAAACCAAAAGGGACAGAGATTCCAATGTTTGTGTTCATGGTGGATGTTCTACATCTCATGGTACCACATGTTCCTCACACATGGTTATGGACCTTATGGTTAGAAATTGAATCAATGTTCTAAATGGTCTTTGACAACTCCGATACTAATTCGTCTCATACAAATCAAATCTTTGTTCTGAGACAGACGAAGTGCTTGATCACTAGACTTTCACTCTAACGTCTTAATCCATTAGTAAGTATGACTTGCCCAACCAAGTTGGCCTATATAAATGAGATTAACTTGACTCTTGTAAAACATAAGTTACATGATTAGGATATAATGTGGGTGTAAACACCCTCGTGTTAGTGTAACTAATAAAAAGCTTAAGAATGAAATCTTTTCTCCTTTACTTTTCTCTCAAGCTCTTGGAATCTCTTTGGCATGCTTTTTAGGGTGTATATTTTATGTGCCTTCCTTTAGAAGCAACCACCAACATTAGCGACAAGCCAACATCTCTTTAGGCCATGACGGCATAGTTTACAATGTATAATAGGTGAGCAATGCATGGAAAATTGGGAAAACAAGGTCCATGGCTTTCAAACTAGACATGAGTAAAGCTTTTGATAGGGTTGAATGGAGTTGCTTAGaaaaaatcatgagaaaaattGGTTTTCATTCTAGGTGGTTTCTATGGTTATGAGTTGTGTAACTTCTGTCACATACTCTATTCGCATTAATGGTGTCCCTCAAGGGCGTATTACCCCAACTAGGGGTTTGTGTCAAGGGGATCCTCTCTttccatatttgtttttgttatgtgtAGAAagtctttcatctttagtccaCAAATCAGCTAAGATGGGAACTCTTCGAGGTCTTCAGGTTTCAAGTGAAGCTCTCACATCACCCATCTTTTCTTTGCTGATGACAGTTTATTGTTCTGTAATGCTACCACTGCTGATTGTGATGAAATACAAAGATTGCTTTTGGTCTATGAAAGGGCAACAGGTCAGCAAGTAAATAGACAAAAAACCTCATTATTTTTCAGCCCAATACTCTAGCAGAGATCCAAGAGGAGCTTAAGTAGAGATTTGGTGTGGATATTATTCGTCAGCATGAGAAGTACTTGGGTTTGCCTTCATTAGTTGGCCGAAATAAACGCAATATCTTCCAACAACTTAAGGAAAGAGTAGCTAATAAACTCTCTGGATGGAAAGAGAAGTTTTTATCTATGGCTGGTAGAGAGGTACTTATAAAGGCAGTTGTCCAAGCAATACCAATGCATACAACGAGTTGTTTTCTCCTTCCAGAGTCTCTTTGCAATGAACTAAATAGTATTGTGagcaaattttggtgggggcagaaACATGATGAGTAGAAAATGGTGTGGATGGAATGGAACAAGTTGTGTAGACCAAAGGCTAAGGGTGGCATGGGTTTTAGGGATCTAAAAGCTTTTAATCTTGCTCTCCTAGAAAAGCAAGAATGGAGATTGCAACATGAATCAAACTCTCTCTTCTATCATGTTTTCAAGAGTAAGTATTTCCCTGAAACTTCTTTTGTGGATGCCCGCAAGGGTAGAAATCCATCCTATGTCTGGCACAGCATTCTTGCAACCCAACCTATTATTCAGCAAAGGATGTGTTAGCAAATTGGAAATGCTAAGAAGGTTTGTATTTGGAAGGATAAGTGGACTCCATCCCCATCTACATATAGGGTTGAGTCACCTAGAATTCTGCTACTTGAAGCACTAGATACTCTTATTGACTCTGATCACGGGTTATGGAGGGCTGATCTTGTAAGGgaattattcttaaattttgaagCTGAAAATATCCTAAGTATTCCTTTGAGTACTCGTATGCCTCTAGATAAATTAGTTTGGGCTGCCACACCTAATGGTACTTTTACAGTTAAAAGCGCTTATTGGATTGTTGTGGAAATGAGAGGGGCAGAGCAAGAAGGAACTTCTGGTAATGCTAGCCAAAGCAGGCTTTGGAAAACTATTTGGTTGGCCAAGGtgccaaacaaaattaaaaactttgttTGGCGGGCTTGTCAAAAAATTCTACCCACAAAATCCAACCTTTTCCATCAGCATGTGCTCAGTTCAAATGTTTGTGACTAGTGTGGCCAGAGTAGTGAGACGACAAGTCATGTGCTGCTATTTTGTGACTTTTCAAGGTCTGTGTGGGAATCTTGTAATTTGTTGGTGGATTGTCAATGGCATTTTGCTAATGTATAGTTTGGAGCTTGGGTTGTGATGTGGGATCCTTGGCTATTTCTCTTGTTCAGTTCATGGCAATTGCATGGAATATATGGAGGAATAGAAATGGCATTCAACATGGCAAAGAgccaaagaaaaaggaaaatttgatCCTCGAAGCGTTCAGGTTTATCTCTGAGTTTCAAGCTGTTCAAGACCCTCCAATACCTTCTGTTCATCGTTCCCAAACTAGTTGGTTACCTCCTGAGCCGAGTGTCTACAAAGCTAATGCGGATGgagctatttttaaaaatctttctAGTACTGGAATGGGTGTTCTTATTCGTGATTATAAGGGTCAGGTTGTGGCAGCTTTAAGCCAACGTTGTTTTGCTCCTTTGGGTCCTCTTGAGGTTGAAGCCAAGGCAATGAAAGCAGCTGTGATTTTTGCAAGAGATGTTGGTATTAAGAATATTATATTTGAGGGTGATTGTTTGCAAGTCTACAACTGTTTACATGGAACCTCCAAAGCCCCTCCTGCTGTTGCTAATGTTCTTAATGGCATTTTGTTCCACCTTCaatcttttcattcttttgatttttcacatATTAGGAGGGAAGGAAACAAGCTTGCCCATATTTTAGCTCAACATGCTCAATTTGTTAGTGATTTTGTGGCATGGGTTGAGGAAACCCCTAGTTTCTTAGAAACTGTTATTGCCTCTGATGTACTAGACTGTTTATGATTTCTATTAATATTATGTTgctttttcacattttttttaaaaaaaaatccttagtaATAAAGCAATAGACTCAAAGGCCGGAGCCGCCGCACACAGCTAGCAAAATAATTGCCCCCCTAACTCCAAGATCTGGCTCCGTCCCTAGCATCAACTTGGCTATATGTTTGAGCTTAAACTAGGTCCAATTTctatacaaaaagaaaacaatcagGCCCACTTGGTCAGCTTTGAAAACCTCGCCAGCACTTATCATTAACCCATCAGAAAATTTCATACCCACGAGAAAACCCAACACTCTAAGCCAAACTGAAAACATAGTCACCGTTATCAAAGTATCAAACCACTTAAACCCACACCCATCACACACCATTGttgatcttgaaaaaaaaaaaaaaaaaaaaagagttgtcaTCATAACTTCTTGGTCCACAAATCATACAACAGCAACCATAATTAACAAGTGGCTCCACTCTGCGATAGAACAATGCCACCGAGGCAAGCATCCATCGCAGGCCCACCGATGCTGCCATTCATTCGATTTGTTTCTCCAACTACTGTTACAcctcacttctccctctttctttcttaaaattaataaataaataataaattaaaattttaaatgaaaaaaatacaaaacagtGTTGTTTTGCCGTAGATAATGGTGGCAATTAACGGTTTGTTAACAAATGACttaattgagaaaaaatgaaatttagaggactaaaatgacaaaacacaaacttaagggactgaaatgaaaaatagtgaaacttagagggtgagttttgcattttggcctATATTAATTGGTTTATCAATTTTATGGGATTAACCAAGTTTATGATATTCTCTTTGAAATTCACACGTTTATCCATGGCCCATTAATATTCACATGATactttataagtaaaaaaaaaaaaaaaaatattcacatcATATGTATACGAATTGTTTGtacaaaacattttcaaaatcaaaatcaaaatgccaATGTTCAATTTGTCTTTCTAAAATATGAACATTgagattaaattaaaatgaggtACTATATTTTGGATAGACGGTGTGAGGGGCCTAACACATGTCACACCCATAACTGAACTTTTgagttcaaaatattttcttcaaaacgttggtttaccttaattaatttaaagacCTCTGAATTAGTTTTCAGTTAATTAGTTAACTAAAACAAGTTAGACAAATAGGTGACCAATACAcctaatacaaaaccaatggTTGGTGAactccttaaaaataaaaataagaaaagacaCTCAGGTTCACACACCTACCCTAGAAACACATGCCTACATAAACATGCCTCTTCTATTTTTCCCTTGAGTCTTTTTACAAGCATccacattattattataattttgatggtgagacaaataaatcaaataaagtaTTTGAGCA includes the following:
- the LOC115986200 gene encoding uncharacterized protein LOC115986200, translated to MVWMEWNKLCRPKAKGGMGFRDLKAFNLALLEKQEWRLQHESNSLFYHVFKSKYFPETSFVDARKGRNPSYDKWTPSPSTYRVESPRILLLEALDTLIDSDHGLWRADLVRELFLNFEAENILSIPLSTRMPLDKLVWAATPNGTFTVKSAYWIVVEMRGAEQEGTSVWSLGCDVGSLAISLVQFMAIAWNIWRNRNGIQHGKEPKKKENLILEAFRFISEFQAVQDPPIPSVHRSQTSWLPPEPSVYKANADGAIFKNLSSTGMGVLIRDYKGQVVAALSQRCFAPLGPLEVEAKAMKAAVIFARDVGIKNIIFEGDCLQVYNCLHGTSKAPPAVANVLNGILFHLQSFHSFDFSHIRREGNKLAHILAQHAQFVSDFVAWVEETPSFLETVIASDVLDCL